In Methylobacterium aquaticum, the following are encoded in one genomic region:
- a CDS encoding alpha-E domain-containing protein, whose product MLSRTADNLYWLSRYAERADFVARILDAALRLSALPANYGGGEANEWESALASAGNIDLFRPLYDSVNEHTVRDFLAFSPNNPSSIRSCLQTARENARSVRTALTSEMWEAINEAYLHLRSFEGRDMTREEFARFLDWVKGVSLAFDGSAYRTMLRNDAYWFTRLGIAIERADNTARILDVKYHVLLPETERVGGSLDYFQWTTILREVSALTAYHWVYRESIKPWLVADLLILNREMPRSLANCYEMLVNNLDRIADSYGRRGPSQRLARGMLAKLDDTTVDEIFASGLHEFIEAFIAENNRLGAAIVEQYLG is encoded by the coding sequence ATGCTCTCCCGCACCGCCGACAACCTGTACTGGCTCTCGCGCTACGCCGAGCGTGCCGACTTCGTCGCCCGCATCCTCGACGCGGCCCTGCGCCTCTCCGCCCTGCCGGCCAATTACGGCGGCGGCGAAGCGAACGAGTGGGAATCGGCCCTGGCCTCGGCCGGCAACATCGATCTCTTTCGTCCGCTCTACGACAGCGTCAACGAGCACACCGTCCGCGACTTCCTGGCCTTCAGCCCGAACAACCCGTCCTCGATCCGCTCTTGCCTCCAGACTGCCCGGGAGAATGCCCGCAGCGTCCGCACGGCGCTGACCAGCGAGATGTGGGAGGCGATCAACGAGGCCTACCTGCACCTGCGCAGCTTCGAGGGCCGGGACATGACCCGGGAGGAATTTGCCCGCTTCCTCGACTGGGTGAAGGGCGTGTCGCTCGCTTTCGACGGCTCGGCCTACCGCACGATGCTGCGCAACGACGCCTACTGGTTCACCCGGCTCGGCATCGCCATCGAGCGCGCCGACAACACCGCCCGCATCCTCGACGTGAAGTACCACGTGCTTCTGCCCGAGACCGAGCGGGTCGGCGGCAGCCTCGACTACTTCCAGTGGACCACGATCCTGCGCGAGGTCTCGGCGCTGACCGCCTATCACTGGGTCTACCGCGAGAGCATCAAGCCCTGGCTGGTGGCCGACCTCCTGATCCTCAACCGCGAGATGCCGCGCTCGCTCGCCAATTGCTACGAGATGCTGGTCAACAACCTCGACCGCATCGCCGATTCCTATGGCAGGCGGGGCCCGAGCCAGCGCCTCGCCCGCGGCATGCTGGCCAAGCTCGACGACACCACGGTGGACGAGATCTTCGCCTCCGGCCTGCACGAGTTCATCGAGGCGTTCATCGCCGAGAACAACCGGCTCGGGGCGGCGATCGTCGAGCAGTATCTGGGCTGA
- a CDS encoding transglutaminase family protein, with protein sequence MRIRVVHETVYRYDSPARGLIQMLRLTPRDHDGQHVRAWRIEPTVDGRLSRREDGFGNVVHVFSADGLEEAMTIRVTGEVETTETHGVMRGISEWLPDPFYLRESRFAVADEAIRTFADETVGDSADPLDRLHRLLAGVHQAVDYAPGPTGATTTAAEVFALGKGVAPDVAHVFIAAARHLEIPVRYVTGYHWRPDTAEQEAGHAWVEARVPDLGWVGFDPAHGIAVTEAHLRVAIGLDYLDAAPVRGSRTGGGTETMTVRVRVDDARAKDQPETDQPEKMQAGTELAHAQAQQAPAAQSQAQG encoded by the coding sequence ATGCGTATCCGCGTCGTCCACGAGACGGTTTACCGCTACGACAGCCCGGCCCGGGGCCTGATCCAGATGCTGCGGCTCACCCCGCGCGACCATGACGGCCAGCACGTGCGCGCTTGGCGCATCGAGCCGACCGTCGACGGCCGCCTGAGCCGGCGCGAGGACGGCTTCGGCAACGTCGTCCACGTCTTCAGCGCCGATGGACTCGAAGAGGCGATGACCATCCGGGTCACCGGCGAGGTCGAGACCACCGAGACCCACGGGGTGATGCGCGGCATCTCCGAGTGGCTGCCCGATCCGTTCTACCTGCGCGAATCGCGCTTCGCCGTCGCCGACGAGGCGATCCGGACCTTCGCCGACGAGACGGTGGGCGACAGCGCCGACCCGCTCGACCGGCTGCACCGGCTGCTCGCCGGCGTCCACCAGGCGGTCGATTACGCCCCCGGCCCGACCGGAGCCACCACCACCGCGGCGGAGGTCTTCGCCCTGGGCAAGGGCGTGGCGCCGGACGTCGCCCACGTCTTCATCGCGGCGGCGCGCCACCTCGAGATCCCGGTGCGCTACGTCACGGGCTATCACTGGCGGCCCGACACCGCCGAGCAGGAGGCCGGCCACGCCTGGGTCGAGGCCCGGGTGCCGGATCTCGGCTGGGTCGGGTTCGATCCCGCCCACGGCATCGCCGTGACGGAAGCCCATCTGCGGGTGGCGATCGGCCTCGACTATCTCGACGCCGCCCCGGTCCGCGGCAGCCGCACCGGCGGCGGCACCGAGACCATGACGGTCCGGGTGCGGGTCGACGATGCCCGGGCCAAGGACCAGCCTGAGACGGATCAGCCCGAGAAGATGCAGGCCGGGACGGAGCTGGCTCACGCGCAGGCGCAGCAGGCTCCGGCCGCGCAGAGCCAGGCCCAGGGCTGA
- a CDS encoding peptidase, protein MTYCVGILVEEGLVMIADTRTNAGLDDISTYRKLHMFTKPGERVLALASAGNLSVTQSVLSLLTEGVEDPDTGKPETIYDAPTMFRAAQLIGRAIRKVRAIERAGFEAAQLRFEVSFLFGGQIGDGPMRLYMIYSAGNFIACSQDAPFLQIGEHKYGKPILDRAVTFKTDIYDALKVGLVSMDSTMRSNLGVGLPIDLTVIRRNTCDTEVLHRIEAGEPYFHDLRERWSAALRAAHRAIPRPPYGPGVK, encoded by the coding sequence ATGACCTATTGCGTCGGGATCCTGGTCGAAGAGGGTCTCGTCATGATCGCCGATACCCGCACCAATGCGGGGCTCGACGACATCTCGACCTACCGCAAGTTGCACATGTTCACCAAGCCCGGCGAGCGTGTGCTGGCCTTGGCCTCGGCCGGCAACCTCTCGGTGACCCAGTCGGTGCTCTCGCTCCTGACCGAGGGCGTCGAGGATCCGGATACCGGCAAGCCGGAGACGATCTACGACGCGCCGACGATGTTCCGCGCCGCCCAGCTCATCGGCCGCGCGATCCGGAAAGTCCGGGCGATCGAGCGCGCCGGGTTCGAGGCGGCGCAGCTGCGCTTCGAGGTGTCGTTCCTGTTCGGTGGCCAGATCGGCGACGGGCCGATGCGGCTCTACATGATCTACTCGGCCGGCAACTTCATCGCCTGCAGCCAGGACGCGCCGTTCCTGCAGATCGGTGAGCACAAATACGGCAAGCCGATCCTCGACCGGGCGGTGACCTTCAAGACCGACATCTACGATGCGCTCAAGGTCGGCCTGGTCTCGATGGACTCGACCATGCGGTCAAATCTCGGCGTCGGCCTGCCGATCGACCTCACGGTGATCCGCCGCAACACCTGCGACACCGAGGTCCTGCACCGGATCGAGGCCGGCGAGCCGTATTTCCACGACCTGCGCGAGCGCTGGTCCGCGGCGCTCAGGGCGGCGCATCGGGCGATCCCGCGGCCGCCTTATGGGCCGGGGGTGAAGTAG
- a CDS encoding GNAT family N-acetyltransferase, which translates to MSDLVIRPVDRADLPRLLDLYVHLDADDVRAAPEDAVAALDRLARYEGSVVLVGVLDDALVTTCTLVVIPNLTRGAKPYALIENVVTHADHRGAGFGRVVLNAAIDRAWEAGCYKVMLMTGSTKPATLAFYQAAGFEQTKTGFQVRRVAIRCDG; encoded by the coding sequence ATGTCCGACCTCGTCATTCGGCCCGTCGATCGGGCCGACCTGCCCCGTCTCCTCGACCTGTACGTCCACCTCGACGCCGATGACGTGCGCGCTGCGCCCGAGGATGCCGTCGCTGCCCTCGACCGGCTCGCCCGCTACGAGGGCAGCGTCGTCCTGGTGGGAGTGCTCGATGATGCGCTGGTCACGACCTGCACCCTCGTCGTGATCCCGAACCTGACCCGCGGGGCGAAGCCCTACGCGCTCATCGAGAACGTCGTCACCCACGCCGATCATCGGGGCGCAGGGTTCGGGCGGGTGGTCCTGAATGCGGCGATCGACCGTGCCTGGGAGGCGGGGTGCTACAAGGTCATGCTGATGACCGGTTCGACGAAGCCGGCCACGCTGGCGTTTTACCAGGCAGCCGGATTCGAGCAGACGAAAACGGGCTTCCAGGTCAGGCGGGTAGCTATCCGATGCGATGGATAG
- a CDS encoding GNAT family N-acetyltransferase has product MRHWSDEMAHTLLRVSSVADWQSYHDIRRSVLWQERGLHGYDESRPEERLLHHHPLLLRFNGRGAGTTRLDNLRDGTGIARLVAVCAALRGQGHGRILDTMVKEYANKLGLHTLFVNAAADALGFYTSTGWGRLVHNRPQLLEQADECVPMQITIVR; this is encoded by the coding sequence ATGAGGCACTGGTCTGACGAGATGGCACATACCCTCCTTCGCGTCTCCAGCGTGGCCGACTGGCAGAGCTACCATGATATACGGCGTTCGGTGTTGTGGCAGGAGCGCGGCCTCCATGGCTACGACGAATCCCGTCCCGAGGAGCGGCTTCTCCACCATCACCCCTTGCTGCTGAGATTCAACGGACGAGGAGCCGGTACGACAAGGCTCGATAACCTGCGCGATGGAACGGGTATCGCGCGGCTCGTTGCCGTATGCGCAGCCCTTCGGGGACAAGGCCACGGTCGCATCCTAGACACGATGGTCAAGGAATACGCAAACAAGCTTGGCCTCCACACCCTGTTCGTCAACGCTGCTGCGGACGCCTTAGGCTTCTATACGTCTACGGGTTGGGGTCGCCTCGTTCACAATCGACCACAGCTGCTGGAACAGGCTGACGAGTGCGTGCCAATGCAAATAACTATCGTCCGCTAA
- a CDS encoding Trm112 family protein, whose amino-acid sequence MTDSPLSAEATRIDPKLLELLVCPLTKERLDYDSGRQELISRSAKLAYPIRDGIPIMLPEEARPLAD is encoded by the coding sequence GTGACCGATTCCCCCCTCTCCGCCGAGGCCACCCGCATCGACCCGAAGCTGCTCGAGCTTCTGGTCTGCCCCCTGACCAAGGAGCGGCTGGACTACGATTCCGGGCGCCAGGAACTGATCAGCCGCTCGGCCAAGCTCGCCTACCCGATCCGCGACGGCATCCCGATCATGCTGCCGGAAGAGGCGCGGCCGCTGGCGGATTGA
- a CDS encoding LON peptidase substrate-binding domain-containing protein, which translates to MSMNVAYKGPADCPAVIPVFPLPGALLLPRGQMPLNIFEPRYLAMVDDALRTDRVIGMIQPDSESGETPLAPKLFRVGCAGRVTQFAETGDGRYLISLTGIARFRIEEEMATTTGYRRCKVTFAPFESDFHARAGEEAVDRAGVLKALRDFVDANDLKVDWAGIEEAPNEALVNALCMMSPFGPREKQAMLEAPDLKTRAEVLIAVTEMELVRGSGGEPTLQ; encoded by the coding sequence ATGAGCATGAACGTCGCCTACAAGGGCCCGGCCGACTGCCCGGCCGTGATCCCGGTCTTTCCCCTCCCCGGCGCGTTGCTGCTGCCGCGGGGCCAGATGCCGTTGAACATCTTCGAGCCGCGCTACCTCGCGATGGTGGACGATGCGCTCCGCACCGATCGGGTGATCGGCATGATCCAGCCGGATTCCGAATCCGGCGAGACCCCACTCGCGCCCAAGCTGTTTCGCGTCGGCTGCGCCGGCCGGGTGACCCAGTTCGCCGAGACGGGCGACGGCCGCTACCTGATCTCGCTCACCGGCATCGCCCGGTTCCGGATCGAGGAGGAGATGGCCACAACCACCGGCTATCGCCGCTGCAAGGTGACCTTCGCGCCGTTCGAGAGCGACTTCCATGCGCGGGCCGGCGAGGAGGCGGTCGATCGCGCAGGCGTCCTCAAGGCCCTTCGCGATTTCGTCGACGCCAACGACCTCAAGGTCGACTGGGCCGGCATCGAGGAGGCGCCGAACGAGGCGCTCGTCAACGCGCTCTGCATGATGAGCCCGTTCGGCCCGCGCGAGAAGCAGGCGATGCTGGAGGCCCCCGACCTCAAGACCCGGGCCGAGGTGCTGATCGCCGTGACCGAGATGGAGCTGGTGCGGGGATCGGGCGGCGAGCCGACGCTGCAATAG
- the trxA gene encoding thioredoxin, translated as MLTDTPAAGQIPADALIKDTTTATFRQDVMQESLQQPVLVDFWAPWCGPCKQLTPIIEKAVKDAGGKVKLVKMNIDEHPQIAGQLGIQSIPAVIAFQRGQPVDGFMGALPEGQIKAFIERLVGPLGPTAVEDLMAEAQGAAEAGDPDAAAEIYAAVLGQEPGHAGAIAALARLLLDRDDVEGARRFLESAPPEAAKDPAIAAVKAAIELAEQAASLGDLAGFQRRIEADPADYQARFDLALGLNAKGQQQEAVDQLIEIVRRDRTWNDDGARKQLLQLFEAWGPMDPMTIRGRRKLSTLMFS; from the coding sequence ATGCTTACCGACACTCCCGCGGCCGGCCAGATTCCTGCGGACGCCCTGATCAAGGACACCACCACGGCGACCTTCCGCCAGGACGTGATGCAGGAATCCCTGCAGCAGCCGGTGCTGGTCGATTTCTGGGCGCCCTGGTGCGGGCCGTGCAAGCAGCTCACCCCGATCATCGAGAAAGCCGTCAAGGATGCAGGCGGCAAGGTGAAGCTCGTCAAGATGAACATCGACGAGCATCCCCAGATCGCCGGCCAGCTCGGCATCCAGTCGATCCCGGCGGTGATCGCGTTCCAGCGCGGCCAGCCGGTGGACGGCTTCATGGGCGCCCTGCCCGAGGGCCAGATCAAGGCCTTCATCGAGCGCCTGGTCGGCCCCCTCGGCCCGACCGCGGTCGAGGACCTGATGGCCGAGGCGCAAGGAGCCGCCGAGGCCGGCGACCCGGATGCCGCCGCCGAGATCTACGCCGCCGTGCTCGGCCAGGAGCCGGGCCATGCCGGCGCCATCGCGGCGCTCGCCCGCCTCCTCCTCGACCGCGACGACGTCGAGGGCGCCCGCCGCTTCCTCGAATCCGCCCCGCCCGAGGCCGCCAAGGACCCCGCCATCGCGGCGGTGAAGGCGGCGATCGAGCTCGCCGAGCAGGCGGCGTCGCTGGGCGACCTCGCCGGCTTCCAGCGCCGAATCGAGGCCGATCCGGCCGATTACCAGGCCCGGTTCGACCTCGCGCTCGGCCTCAACGCCAAGGGCCAGCAGCAGGAGGCGGTCGACCAGCTGATCGAGATCGTGCGCCGCGACCGGACCTGGAACGACGACGGCGCCCGCAAGCAGCTGCTCCAGCTGTTCGAGGCCTGGGGCCCGATGGACCCGATGACCATCCGCGGCCGGCGCAAGCTCTCGACGCTGATGTTCTCCTGA
- a CDS encoding MFS transporter, which produces MSSTVSPPGLASPAPTAPRPRPFGRNYAFVVVGVIFLCLLAAAGLRASPGVLILPLEQAFGWSRSTTSFAAGLGIFLYGLVGPFAAALMQSFGIRRTLLCALALMATSTALSALMSEPWHLIATWGVLSGLGSGCVAIVLGATVVNRWFAVRRGLFMGLLTASTATGTLIFLPGLAAIAQAGGWRPVVLTVACVIAALIPLVAWLLPERPSDIGLTPYGAAPGTVSEPPRRANPFKAAIDGLVRASAKGDFWLLFGTFFICGLTTNGLVGTHLISFCADQGIPEVRAAGLLALMGVFDLIGTTGSGWLTDRYDPRKLLFVYYGLRGLSLMALPFTDFSFYSLSIFAVFYGLDWIATVPPTVRLANEAFGERDAPIVFGWIAAGHQLGAATAAFGAGLVRASEGRYLEAFLAAGLTAVMAALMSLMIGRMRQASPAAA; this is translated from the coding sequence ATGAGTTCGACCGTGTCGCCGCCGGGCCTCGCCTCCCCGGCCCCGACGGCTCCCAGGCCCCGGCCCTTCGGCCGGAACTACGCCTTCGTGGTGGTGGGCGTGATCTTCCTGTGCCTGCTCGCGGCGGCGGGCCTGCGCGCCTCGCCGGGCGTGCTGATCCTGCCGCTGGAGCAGGCCTTCGGCTGGAGCCGCTCCACCACCTCCTTCGCGGCCGGGCTCGGCATCTTCCTGTACGGGCTCGTCGGCCCCTTCGCGGCGGCGCTGATGCAGAGCTTCGGCATCCGCCGCACGCTCCTCTGCGCGCTGGCGCTGATGGCGACCTCGACGGCCTTGAGCGCTCTCATGAGCGAGCCCTGGCACCTCATCGCCACCTGGGGCGTGCTGTCGGGCCTCGGCAGCGGCTGCGTCGCCATCGTGCTCGGCGCGACGGTCGTGAACCGCTGGTTTGCCGTGCGCCGCGGCCTGTTCATGGGGCTCCTCACCGCCAGCACCGCCACCGGCACGCTGATCTTCCTTCCCGGACTCGCGGCGATCGCGCAGGCCGGAGGCTGGCGGCCGGTGGTGCTCACCGTCGCCTGCGTCATCGCGGCCCTGATCCCCCTCGTCGCCTGGCTCCTGCCGGAGCGTCCCTCCGACATCGGCCTCACGCCCTACGGGGCTGCGCCGGGTACCGTCTCCGAGCCGCCGCGGCGCGCCAATCCGTTCAAGGCGGCGATCGACGGGCTGGTGCGGGCGAGCGCCAAGGGCGATTTCTGGCTGCTCTTCGGCACCTTCTTCATCTGCGGGCTCACCACCAACGGGCTGGTGGGCACCCACCTGATCTCGTTCTGCGCCGACCAGGGCATCCCGGAGGTGCGGGCCGCGGGCCTCCTCGCGCTGATGGGCGTGTTCGATCTCATCGGCACCACCGGCTCGGGCTGGCTCACCGACCGCTACGACCCGAGGAAGCTGCTCTTCGTCTATTACGGCCTGCGCGGCCTGTCGCTGATGGCGCTGCCCTTCACCGATTTCTCGTTCTACAGCCTGTCGATCTTTGCCGTGTTCTACGGCCTCGACTGGATCGCCACGGTGCCGCCGACGGTGCGGCTCGCCAACGAGGCCTTCGGCGAGCGCGACGCCCCGATCGTGTTCGGCTGGATCGCCGCCGGCCACCAGCTCGGGGCCGCCACCGCCGCCTTCGGCGCCGGCCTGGTGCGGGCGTCGGAAGGCCGCTACCTCGAGGCGTTCCTGGCGGCCGGGCTGACCGCCGTGATGGCCGCGCTGATGTCGCTCATGATCGGCCGGATGCGGCAGGCTTCGCCGGCGGCGGCATGA
- a CDS encoding TetR/AcrR family transcriptional regulator has translation MAEGHDGSAPVRAGDRIRAAARELFYSRGFRGVGVDEIVARAGVTKPSLYRGFASKDALVVACLEDYDAGLRGRLDEALAAHSDDPQAGLLAFLDGIARRSARPGFRGCGLTNAVVEYPEADHPVRAAACEGKRMLHARLTEVAGTLGAQAPGRLADALLLLVEGAFACGQIFGLDGPNRSLRGAAEALIAASRA, from the coding sequence ATGGCAGAGGGGCATGACGGGAGCGCACCCGTCCGGGCCGGCGACCGGATCCGGGCGGCGGCCCGGGAGCTGTTCTACTCGCGCGGCTTTCGCGGCGTCGGGGTCGACGAGATCGTGGCCCGGGCAGGCGTCACCAAGCCCAGCCTCTATCGCGGCTTCGCCTCGAAGGACGCCCTCGTGGTCGCCTGCCTGGAGGATTACGACGCGGGCCTGCGCGGGCGCCTCGACGAGGCGCTGGCGGCCCATTCGGACGACCCGCAGGCCGGCCTTCTCGCCTTCCTCGACGGCATCGCCCGGCGCAGCGCCCGGCCGGGCTTTCGCGGCTGCGGCCTCACCAACGCGGTGGTCGAGTACCCGGAGGCGGACCACCCGGTCCGCGCGGCGGCGTGCGAGGGCAAGCGCATGCTCCATGCCCGGCTGACCGAGGTCGCCGGCACCCTCGGGGCGCAGGCGCCCGGACGCCTCGCCGACGCGCTGCTGCTGCTGGTCGAGGGGGCCTTCGCCTGCGGGCAGATCTTCGGGCTCGACGGGCCGAACCGCTCGCTGAGAGGAGCCGCCGAGGCGCTGATCGCGGCGAGCCGTGCATGA
- a CDS encoding glycoside hydrolase family 15 protein, protein MHDPDARPYQPIEAYGLISNCHGCALVARDGSIDWACLDRFDAPPVFSRLLDRRRGGFFALSPEGPFESARLYLPGTNILETTFTCATGAATVHDFMLAPEPGGTLPCLVRLVSGVSGTVPMRAVYRPLAGFSESFPTLGPISGGAGAEGLPDLIADLPMAIEGERAVARFTIAHGGEQAFALYPGGSAARTELRPREWMETARRAWTGWSAGAAYDGPLSDQLLRSALTLKALTYAPSGAIVAAATTSLPEEIGGIRNWDYRFCWIRDACLSFYVLKKFGMVAEAEAFFCFIGTLAERGEGGLRPLYAIAGETDLTEHEAAHFEGWRGSAPVRYGNEAAEQHQSDAYGQVLDLIHLYRSLGGTIPEAMERQAIRLADFAAEHWHETDAGLWEPRKPEEHYLHAAIMNWVAVDRAIRLFGERPHWCEARDAIVARVNGEGIHPRDGYYPQYVGGDDPDAALLIAPMVGFPVDEAVFARTVEVVIARLGHGPLVYRYRNDDGLPGHEGTFLICAFWLVDALAWLGRIEEARTRFDALRALQNDLGLYAEEVAEDRTFLGNFPQAFSHLAFIHSALVLDLAAQGGREAVAGTYADRTLRETRWRRVPWIVPPTGTTGKE, encoded by the coding sequence ATGCACGATCCGGACGCGCGGCCCTACCAGCCCATCGAGGCCTACGGCCTCATCAGCAACTGCCACGGCTGCGCCCTCGTCGCCCGCGACGGCTCGATCGACTGGGCCTGCCTCGACCGGTTCGATGCGCCTCCGGTCTTCTCCCGCCTGCTCGACCGCCGGCGCGGCGGCTTCTTCGCCCTTTCGCCCGAGGGGCCGTTCGAGAGCGCCCGGCTCTATCTCCCGGGGACCAACATCCTCGAGACCACCTTCACCTGCGCCACCGGAGCGGCGACGGTGCACGACTTCATGCTCGCGCCCGAGCCGGGCGGGACGCTGCCCTGCCTGGTGCGCCTCGTCTCCGGCGTGTCCGGCACGGTGCCGATGCGGGCGGTCTACCGGCCGCTGGCGGGTTTCTCGGAATCCTTCCCCACCCTCGGCCCCATCTCGGGTGGGGCCGGCGCCGAGGGCCTGCCGGACCTGATCGCCGATCTGCCCATGGCGATCGAGGGAGAGCGGGCGGTGGCCCGGTTCACGATCGCGCATGGCGGCGAGCAGGCCTTCGCGCTCTATCCCGGCGGTTCGGCGGCCCGCACGGAATTGCGCCCGCGCGAATGGATGGAGACGGCGCGCCGGGCCTGGACCGGCTGGTCGGCCGGCGCCGCCTATGACGGGCCGCTCAGCGACCAGTTGCTGCGCAGCGCGCTCACCCTCAAGGCGCTGACCTACGCGCCCTCCGGCGCGATCGTGGCGGCGGCCACCACCTCGCTGCCGGAGGAGATCGGCGGCATCCGCAACTGGGATTACCGGTTCTGCTGGATCCGCGACGCCTGCCTGTCCTTCTACGTCCTGAAGAAGTTCGGCATGGTGGCCGAAGCGGAGGCGTTCTTCTGCTTCATCGGCACGCTGGCCGAGCGCGGCGAGGGAGGCCTGCGCCCCCTCTACGCCATCGCCGGCGAGACCGATCTGACCGAGCATGAAGCGGCGCATTTCGAGGGCTGGCGCGGGAGCGCCCCGGTCCGCTACGGCAACGAGGCGGCCGAGCAGCACCAGAGCGACGCCTACGGCCAGGTGCTCGACCTCATCCACCTGTATCGCAGCCTCGGCGGCACCATCCCCGAGGCGATGGAGCGCCAGGCGATCCGGCTCGCCGATTTCGCCGCCGAGCACTGGCACGAGACGGATGCCGGGCTGTGGGAGCCGCGCAAGCCCGAGGAGCATTACCTGCACGCCGCGATCATGAACTGGGTCGCCGTCGACCGGGCGATCCGGCTGTTCGGCGAGCGGCCGCACTGGTGCGAGGCGCGGGACGCGATCGTGGCCCGGGTCAACGGCGAGGGGATTCACCCCCGGGACGGCTACTACCCGCAATATGTCGGCGGCGACGATCCCGACGCCGCCCTGCTGATCGCCCCGATGGTGGGTTTTCCGGTCGACGAGGCGGTCTTCGCCCGCACGGTCGAGGTGGTGATCGCGCGCCTCGGCCACGGCCCGCTCGTCTACCGCTACCGCAACGACGACGGGCTGCCGGGGCACGAGGGCACCTTCCTGATCTGCGCCTTCTGGCTCGTCGACGCGCTGGCCTGGCTCGGCCGGATCGAGGAGGCCAGGACCCGGTTCGACGCCCTGCGGGCACTCCAGAACGACCTCGGCCTCTACGCCGAGGAGGTGGCGGAGGACCGCACCTTCCTGGGCAACTTCCCGCAGGCCTTCAGCCACCTCGCCTTCATCCACAGCGCGCTCGTCCTCGACCTCGCGGCCCAGGGCGGGCGGGAGGCGGTGGCCGGCACCTATGCCGACCGCACCCTGCGCGAGACGCGGTGGCGCCGGGTGCCGTGGATCGTGCCGCCGACCGGGACGACGGGCAAGGAATGA
- a CDS encoding transporter substrate-binding domain-containing protein, producing the protein MGKWRGLAGLIVALGFVAPGTAQAGGKTLTWPLFDAPPFTITEGEHRGTGIFDRIRRLLGERLTDYAVTSVTVPFPRIVTSLKNGEEWCFVGGVKTPEREDFAVFSRPVAMFYPLRIVVHASKRARFEALGPLSLRNLLSEHRALRTSVLRDRAIAPAVDALFRQYPPGQTYARFIEAYRMLMNDRLDYLVDFSSITAYHIRQIGRPDDVVGLPFAESPDPVFARVMCAGTPWGREVVARIDAVLAEERPGPAYRGIVEAWAAPEDLPGIRAVYDAFLASD; encoded by the coding sequence ATGGGAAAGTGGCGGGGTCTCGCCGGTCTGATCGTCGCGCTCGGCTTCGTCGCTCCCGGAACGGCGCAGGCCGGGGGCAAAACGCTGACCTGGCCGCTCTTCGATGCGCCGCCCTTCACGATCACCGAGGGCGAGCATCGGGGGACCGGCATCTTCGACCGGATCCGCCGGCTCCTGGGCGAGCGACTGACCGATTACGCGGTCACGAGCGTGACGGTGCCGTTCCCGCGCATCGTGACCTCGCTGAAGAATGGCGAGGAATGGTGCTTCGTCGGCGGCGTGAAGACCCCCGAGCGCGAGGACTTCGCGGTCTTCTCGCGCCCGGTGGCGATGTTCTACCCCCTGCGCATCGTCGTGCATGCCTCGAAACGCGCCCGCTTCGAGGCGCTCGGCCCGCTCTCCCTGCGCAACCTCCTGAGCGAGCACCGCGCGTTGCGCACCAGCGTGCTGCGCGACCGCGCCATCGCACCGGCGGTGGACGCGCTGTTCCGGCAATACCCGCCGGGGCAGACCTATGCCCGGTTCATCGAGGCATACCGGATGCTGATGAACGACCGGCTGGACTACCTCGTCGACTTCTCCAGCATCACGGCCTACCACATCCGCCAAATCGGGCGGCCGGACGATGTCGTGGGCCTTCCCTTCGCCGAGAGCCCCGATCCGGTCTTCGCCCGGGTGATGTGCGCCGGCACGCCCTGGGGCCGTGAGGTGGTGGCGCGCATCGATGCGGTGCTGGCGGAGGAACGGCCGGGCCCGGCCTATCGCGGCATCGTCGAGGCCTGGGCCGCACCCGAGGACCTGCCGGGCATCCGCGCCGTCTACGACGCCTTCCTGGCGAGCGACTGA